One genomic region from candidate division KSB1 bacterium encodes:
- a CDS encoding alpha/beta fold hydrolase, translating into MKPLNTKKKARFLIPIQFAVAFLALLEGLIAGENLQPIIIREQGSFMVGGKVIKASGTFDPYHPTSAGQTLHGDHAYVFYQIPVQAKKLPMVMWHGFGQFSKTWETTPDGRDGFQNIFLRRGYSVYVLDQPRRGNAGRSTVSAVIEPLPDEQQWFGTFRLGIWPNFFEGVQFPRDSTALEQFFRAMTPDTGPIDVNLNVEAVSALFDKIGAGILVTHSHSGGMGWLTAIKNQNVRAIVSFEPGSGFLFPEGKVPEPKPSSGGTLSANAVPMSDFLKLTQIPIVIYYGDFIPAEPSPNPGQDGWRVRLEMAKIWRDVVNDHGGNVTLVHLPEIGIRGNTHFPFSDLNNLEIADLVSKWLKEKGLDH; encoded by the coding sequence ATGAAGCCGCTTAACACAAAGAAAAAAGCAAGATTTCTCATTCCGATCCAATTCGCTGTTGCGTTCCTTGCTTTACTTGAGGGCTTAATCGCAGGTGAAAATTTGCAACCGATAATCATTCGGGAACAGGGCAGCTTTATGGTCGGCGGAAAAGTCATTAAAGCCTCGGGGACCTTTGATCCTTATCATCCCACTTCGGCCGGGCAGACTTTGCACGGCGACCATGCTTATGTATTTTATCAGATTCCCGTCCAGGCAAAAAAGCTGCCGATGGTTATGTGGCACGGATTCGGACAGTTTTCGAAAACATGGGAAACAACTCCTGACGGACGGGACGGCTTTCAGAACATCTTTTTGCGCCGAGGCTATTCGGTTTATGTACTCGACCAGCCTCGACGCGGCAACGCCGGGCGCAGCACAGTTTCCGCCGTCATCGAACCCCTTCCGGATGAGCAGCAATGGTTCGGCACTTTCCGTCTCGGTATTTGGCCGAACTTTTTCGAAGGTGTACAATTTCCTCGTGATTCTACTGCGCTCGAGCAGTTCTTTCGCGCCATGACGCCCGATACGGGGCCGATTGACGTCAATCTCAATGTCGAAGCGGTCTCGGCCTTGTTCGACAAGATCGGGGCGGGCATTCTGGTCACCCATTCCCATTCGGGCGGAATGGGCTGGTTGACGGCGATTAAAAATCAAAATGTCAGAGCCATCGTCTCCTTCGAGCCGGGAAGCGGCTTTCTTTTTCCCGAAGGTAAAGTCCCTGAGCCCAAACCGAGCTCCGGCGGTACGCTATCGGCGAATGCAGTACCGATGAGCGACTTTCTCAAGCTGACCCAAATTCCGATCGTCATTTATTACGGCGATTTCATTCCCGCAGAACCCAGTCCCAACCCTGGTCAGGACGGCTGGCGGGTCCGGCTTGAAATGGCTAAAATATGGCGTGATGTCGTAAACGACCATGGAGGAAATGTGACCCTCGTCCATTTGCCGGAAATCGGCATCAGAGGAAATACACATTTCCCCTTTTCGGATTTGAACAATCTGGAAATAGCCGATTTGGTATCCAAATGG